A portion of the Candidatus Methylacidithermus pantelleriae genome contains these proteins:
- a CDS encoding NAD(P)H-binding protein: MRVFLAGATGAIASRLVPLLVSAGHDVIAMRRLAPKAGQLRTAGATPVVADALDPEAVIRVVKAATFDAIVHGAHGNPAQLAHPVVRSGLRDNQPPAHERP; the protein is encoded by the coding sequence ATGAGAGTGTTCCTTGCCGGTGCTACCGGCGCTATCGCGAGCCGCTTGGTTCCCTTACTTGTCTCGGCAGGCCATGACGTGATCGCAATGAGGCGTTTGGCTCCCAAGGCCGGCCAACTCCGGACAGCCGGGGCGACGCCGGTCGTCGCTGACGCACTCGATCCAGAAGCAGTGATACGGGTGGTAAAGGCAGCCACTTTTGACGCCATCGTGCACGGAGCTCACGGCAATCCTGCACAACTTGCACATCCGGTAGTTCGATCGGGACTTCGAGATAACCAACCGCCTGCGCACGAAAGGCCTTGA
- a CDS encoding excinuclease ABC subunit UvrC, protein MEAEQKKALQQKILELPHKPGVYLFKDRFDRVIYVGKARDLHRRVHSYFHPSRKIRSDPKMRALLEAVYDMDIQVVRSEAEAVLLEGRLIKEYRPRYNVSFRDDKRFLLVKVNLNEPFPRFQLTRLRKEDGCRYFGPFASSGALRKTVNLMNKLFQLRSCSPMVPTEKDYKHCLDHIIKNCSAPCLGKVDSESYRRRVLQACEFLEGKAREWIMEMEKQMQAAAEALDFEKAARLRDLLEDLRRTTTPARRFARSLPALPTPQEDLQMLASVLGLPEPPRRIECFDISNISQTHKVASMVLFQDAKPNRSAYRRYRIRTVEGQDDFACMAEVVRRRYRRLLEEGGGKPDLIMVDGGLGQLHAARKELEALGLAEIPVIALAKENEEIYRLGCSEPLVLDPSSGALRLLQRVRDEAHRFAHSYHELLFRQRITESILDECPGIDRYRKSLLLRTFGSIERLRQASLEELKAVKGIGPKLAQRVYEFLSSRREDVNGSP, encoded by the coding sequence ATGGAGGCAGAACAAAAGAAAGCGCTCCAGCAAAAGATCCTTGAGCTTCCTCATAAGCCCGGGGTCTACCTTTTCAAGGACCGTTTTGACCGGGTCATCTACGTGGGGAAAGCTCGAGATCTTCACAGGCGGGTTCATTCCTACTTCCATCCGAGTCGTAAGATCCGGTCGGACCCCAAAATGCGGGCGCTTCTGGAGGCAGTTTACGACATGGACATCCAGGTCGTGCGATCGGAAGCGGAGGCAGTCTTGCTTGAGGGGAGGCTCATTAAAGAGTATCGGCCTCGCTACAATGTGAGTTTTCGGGACGACAAGCGGTTCCTTCTGGTCAAGGTCAATCTGAATGAGCCTTTTCCCCGGTTCCAGCTTACACGGTTGCGCAAGGAAGACGGATGTCGGTACTTTGGTCCTTTTGCGAGTTCGGGGGCGCTCCGCAAGACGGTCAATCTCATGAACAAGCTTTTTCAGTTGCGCTCCTGTTCTCCCATGGTCCCCACGGAAAAGGATTACAAGCACTGCCTGGATCACATCATTAAAAATTGCTCCGCCCCATGCCTGGGGAAGGTGGATTCGGAAAGCTATCGTCGCCGGGTGTTACAGGCCTGTGAATTTTTAGAGGGGAAAGCAAGGGAATGGATCATGGAAATGGAAAAGCAGATGCAGGCGGCTGCCGAAGCGCTGGATTTCGAGAAGGCCGCACGTCTCCGTGACCTTTTGGAAGACCTTCGTCGAACCACGACCCCGGCGCGCCGGTTTGCTCGCTCGCTGCCGGCTTTGCCCACCCCTCAAGAAGATTTGCAAATGCTGGCGAGCGTTCTTGGGTTGCCGGAGCCTCCTCGTCGGATTGAATGCTTTGATATTTCCAACATTTCTCAAACGCACAAGGTTGCTTCTATGGTTCTTTTTCAGGATGCCAAACCCAATCGTTCGGCCTACCGCCGGTATCGCATTCGGACGGTAGAAGGCCAGGATGACTTTGCTTGTATGGCGGAGGTGGTCCGCCGGCGGTACCGAAGGTTGCTGGAGGAAGGGGGAGGTAAACCGGATCTGATTATGGTCGACGGGGGATTGGGGCAATTGCATGCGGCTCGAAAGGAGCTGGAAGCCCTTGGGCTTGCGGAGATTCCAGTGATCGCGCTGGCGAAGGAAAACGAAGAAATTTACCGGTTGGGTTGTTCAGAGCCGCTCGTTCTGGACCCAAGTTCGGGTGCGCTCCGGTTGTTACAGCGAGTCCGCGATGAAGCTCACCGGTTTGCTCACAGCTATCACGAGCTTCTTTTCAGGCAGCGGATTACGGAAAGTATCCTTGACGAATGTCCCGGTATCGACCGGTATCGCAAGTCTCTTTTGTTGCGGACGTTTGGTTCCATCGAGCGGCTTCGCCAGGCAAGCCTCGAGGAGCTCAAAGCGGTTAAGGGAATTGGCCCTAAATTAGCCCAGCGGGTCTACGAGTTTCTTTCGTCACGGCGGGAGGATGTCAACGGTTCTCCTTGA
- a CDS encoding VanZ family protein has protein sequence MPKPFGHGKERSLARQWVKRLVPQSKQGWARLFVSFCLLLLLSTVPAKNIPGPISRYDKLCHGLLYFGVTLFLSGGLTDGVTILGSGLLLGAVDENYQRFTGRCPSLEDWVADALGVGLATLLVSLRRKAIHNPWDNPKTKDLSHLVSQGEPLTSSRRDERNS, from the coding sequence ATGCCTAAGCCGTTTGGCCATGGAAAAGAACGCTCGCTTGCCAGACAATGGGTGAAGAGACTTGTCCCTCAAAGCAAACAAGGATGGGCACGACTTTTCGTAAGTTTCTGTTTGCTTCTTTTGCTTTCCACTGTCCCCGCCAAGAACATTCCAGGACCCATCAGTCGTTACGACAAGCTTTGCCATGGCCTTCTTTATTTTGGGGTAACTCTTTTCCTTTCCGGGGGCCTAACCGACGGCGTCACCATCCTGGGCTCAGGTTTGCTTTTAGGAGCCGTGGATGAAAACTACCAGCGCTTTACAGGGCGATGTCCCTCTCTGGAGGATTGGGTAGCCGATGCTCTAGGAGTGGGCCTGGCAACTCTTTTGGTTTCCCTGCGCCGAAAGGCGATCCACAATCCATGGGATAACCCCAAAACGAAGGATCTCTCTCACCTCGTCTCTCAAGGAGAACCGTTGACATCCTCCCGCCGTGACGAAAGAAACTCGTAG
- a CDS encoding response regulator transcription factor — MNHSPFVLVAARRPIIRRLQKRFSQKGWHLVTVSTAEELLRFFEDHPVDCILVEQNLPDRSGIEVIRHIRGRTDEVLCILLLEKASPRQRIKALQQGADDLFCRPWSTEELVLRIDSLLRRTIRTSSPIRVIDDLRIDWHERRCWRGSQEIVLTPKEFLILSFLAERAGQVVSTDLLAAHAWRFSRSHRSLRRLVHVHMVNLRKKIDAGHPVPLLHTIRGQGFLLGKLGSSPGKQ, encoded by the coding sequence GTGAACCACTCCCCTTTTGTCCTTGTTGCCGCCCGGCGCCCAATCATACGCCGGTTGCAAAAACGGTTCTCCCAAAAAGGTTGGCACCTCGTAACGGTCTCAACCGCCGAGGAACTTTTGCGCTTTTTCGAAGACCATCCCGTTGATTGTATCCTTGTTGAGCAAAATCTTCCCGACCGGAGCGGTATCGAGGTCATTCGCCACATACGCGGCCGCACGGATGAGGTTCTTTGCATTCTCCTTTTGGAAAAAGCCAGCCCGCGCCAGCGGATCAAGGCTCTCCAGCAAGGCGCGGATGATCTTTTCTGCCGCCCCTGGAGCACGGAAGAACTTGTGCTGCGGATCGATTCCCTTTTACGCCGAACGATCCGAACTTCTTCCCCCATCCGCGTGATCGACGACTTAAGGATCGATTGGCACGAGCGACGGTGCTGGAGGGGATCCCAGGAAATAGTTCTTACGCCCAAAGAGTTTTTGATCCTTTCCTTTCTCGCCGAACGGGCCGGGCAAGTGGTAAGCACCGATCTTTTGGCGGCTCACGCATGGCGCTTTTCCCGGTCGCACCGCTCGCTTCGGCGCCTGGTACATGTTCACATGGTGAATCTTCGAAAAAAAATCGATGCGGGACATCCAGTACCGCTGTTGCACACAATCAGGGGTCAGGGTTTCCTTTTGGGAAAGCTAGGATCTTCTCCTGGCAAGCAGTAG